DNA sequence from the Coffea arabica cultivar ET-39 chromosome 11c, Coffea Arabica ET-39 HiFi, whole genome shotgun sequence genome:
aaatgcatgagatgCAATAAATGTCAAACCAAAGCATGAATCTATCGTATCGATggcctaaagggtctagcattggactagcgcATTTCTACAAGTtcttactagcattggactagggAGAAATCGGGGAAAAGAGCCAcagctagcattggactagtgcggTGACATTATGCAatcattataaataaataaagtgtaTAAAGtatgactaaaatagataaacACAAAGTGCACATAGATCACATAGAACATAGACATGATATCTAAAtacaaaaccctagaaaaaaacaagtagacatgcaagcATATAAACACCCAAATAGGTAAGCAAAtaagacctaactattacattgagaaccctaactacaatctaaaagggaaattttaaaaataatagacctatctattacatttatctaactaattacatttttggtaaaaaataaaatctatcgATTGCATCACCTATCTAAATACATTTCTTGGCAAGAGGGtataacctatctattacaatttggcatttaaatgccttccaAACAAACAtccaaattaaataaaataaataaaggcttaaaatgaattaaatgaataaataaaagaaaaaccatataaaaacatgcaatcacacatGAAAATACATAGGATcacataaaagaatttaaaaaataatagagAGTACCTTCCTTGAAATAGTGGCTAAGTGTAAAGGATGTAAAGTTGTCACTTTTCCCAAAAAATTAACAAGCGTgtcaatgcaccaatttaatttacAATTTTCAAAGAGAATAAGAACCAAAAATTTAATCTAATAATtcaacattccaaacaagacaCAAAAAATCAAGGAATCAAgagaaatttcaaaaaaaactaaaaataaaaataaaatagaaaaaatttagggactaaaatgcaaaaattaaaaagttttagggtaaaaatataattttccaAAGATTAAGGACCTAAGTGCAATTTTTGCAAGAAGAGTCCCTAccgcccaaattttcctcacatAATATTAACTCccaaaattgatttgaaaaccCCCCATATTAAAGTTATTGCATTAATTTcccaaattataaaaaataaaacgtaaaattcaacaaaaattaCTTAAGCCCCGATCTACTTTAGAACCAAAACATAACTCATCAAAATCATGTCTAAGATGCATAAGACAACCCAAGGCCTCAAAGGGAGAAATTTGCACATTATCATAATTTTAGGGGTCATACTGCAATTATACAAAAATATTGGGGTCAAAATGtaaatattttcatgaattgaAAAATCAGCAAGTAATAAACGGCTGAATCAAATGAATTTCCAGAAATTAAGATCACGTCGAAAGTCACAAATgtatatgatgaaataaataacaaaagaagaaagaaaaacaagcttTTGGTTTTAATTACTTCATGTGCCCGTTCACTAGTTTTGGGGCTTTTTTATCATAGtccaaacaagaattaatcaacAAGCCAACACAAAAAACACGGAGGCCCAAGCATAAGCCTAACATGAATAAATTCTTGGCCCAATTTTTTAATTCACAAACGCATCCAACTAAACACTCACAACCCTAATGGATCAAacataacaaaacaaaacaaagtaaaaagagcataaataaataaaaaaaccaaaaaaatagaaaaattcctGCCAAGTCAGCCAGAATCTTGCCGGAACCCATTTTTATAAACTTTTGAGATCGGATCTTTTCATATACATGAAGCCCATGGTTTATGGgctcaaccaaacatcaaaccaGGATAAGCATGTAAAATGAAGATCTAAGCTCCTTGAGCATGAACATCCATGACCACATTCAAATCCCTTGCATGAACATCGAGCCAAAAAGGGAAAAGTCATGGAAATACCTAAGGATGGTTTAGGATCAgattaaaaccaaaaaatacGAACGGAAGCACAATTGATAAAGCTTCAAACGTGATTGTTCTAGTGGttaatttcttcaagatataccaCTAGATGTTCTTGTGGTTAAAAAACTAGCATAGCTCTTGATTTGTTGGTTGGATTTACTTGGAAATTTTCCATTGATAaccaagggctaatgattgatgaaacccttagGGATTTGAGTGAATTTTTGTTGGTTAAATGGTTGTTCTGTTGGCAAAATTCTTGAGGAATTTTCGAATGAGCTAGCCGAATGAATAGGGTTAATTTTCAACCTTCATTTTCGACATTTTTGTGTTCTTTTAAACTAAATTTCACTCAAGTGACTTGCTATTATGTTAAACTATGATTATATGTTGAAATGGAGTTGAAATCTAGGAATTTTAACagttaaaagtcatttttatttCACTATTTTTGGGCTAAGAACTATCCAGGCAGCAATGGTGAAATCGAGACTGTTTTGCCCTTGATTTTGTTTTTTCACACATCAAATTTTTGGGAAAACTAATCTAGATACATGTCATTTTCATAACTCGAGCTTTCGTGTCGAGTTCAACTGAATTTGATTTAGTTTCGCGAATTGTTGAGGCGAAACTTATTATCTTTCTTTACGTGTTTATAGGAGTGATTGAAGATTGTGATATCGATCCTAACTTGGATTCGGAGCTTTGATATATAGGTGAGTTTCCATGCATGTTATCCGACTTGAATTTGCAAATGTGACATAAATGTAAACTTGATGTTGTGACTAAGATGAATATTGTTTTGAATTGTTGAAGTGTTGTGATGTCGCTTCGGTTGTTACCCCATCGACGATCAGTGATTGAGTATGCATGTTAATTCTTGGGAATTCCTGAGTCCTATAGGTAAGTCTGTTGATTCGAACCAGTCATGGgacttggtcgaggagattTGACGAGCCATAGAAGAGTGTTTTATATTCGCTGGACTTAGTGTTTAGACTTGTCCCTTTTGAAGTGAAAACTATGGTATGCTTGAGCAATACCCATTTTAAGTcttttggatttcgggcccgatAAGGGAAGTCAATGGAAGGAGAATGAAGTAAGTGGATTTCTACATAATGATAAAACTTGagagtcgacggagtgtcgactaTGTGAAATAAGATCAAAATTCGtggaaattggctcctgagagccacccgtatcctaccccTTGATATTGTTAATCGCTTTATTTACTCGCTTTGAATTGTGAACTTGAAGTGTAATTTGAACTGCTCTATATGACTGTATGTTTTTTGGAACTCACTGGGCGTTAGCTCATTCtttcaaatttgttttccttaacaggaattgaGTACCCGAGTGAAGCCGCTGTCAATTAGggtgtaaccctgtttcttttGTACCTTGTTTTGGGTTGTTAAACATTGAATTCGATATTTTGGAAGCTTGTAAGATGAACTTTGATTGTATCTTAAGTACGTTGGATCGTATTTTTATTAGTCAGGTTGTAAGTTGAACTTAGTCATGTTATAAGCTGTGGAATTATTATTTAAGTACttttgaagtattttattcgattgtatgagtgagtcctggcgtgagttgGGTAGGCAGCTAACtggaccctttggttcgccctaggagAGGCAATGGTTTTAAACCCGAAACGGGGAGTGAATAGGAAAACCTTCCGGTTCATGGTTCGACTGTTTCAACCAGTTCAACCCCCGGTTCgaaggtttaataattttttattcattttagtattaaaaattttgaataaaactaaaatatttattttagaaaataaatatttaataaaaaCCAGTTGACCCTCCCGATTTTTACCGGTTCAACCGGGTCTTGACCGGTTTAATTAATTCTTTGGCTTTGTGATTGAATCGGACTAGAggtgataagtgactaatttacgtaataattgtatgatattttatattatttttagttactttagttatattattggaagaaaatgaattattttggctataattggtgaaaaatactTTTAAGAGATTAAATGagctttttatcactttttacttggattttgtgtattttgacagttttgacacattttcgtatttcggctataacttgagctacaatgatcggattgggatgattcttgaacccatttgaagataagaaatagatctacaactttggtgaagatatctgaatccagtttgaaggttttctagGTCAAAAACCCGAATAACAGTAGCAAATTTGTactggtcgaagctgaaacagggcaatgagcaggcaaggggaaggaagagagagacatacgggagaacttggagagtgcagaaatgtagctctttcatcttctgAGTGTTAGGTTAGCATTAGTGTAGACTagtatagttcatccattcttgaaTGTTAGCTAggttaggatgaagatggagatgaagaaggagaagttgaaactcaagtgacatgggttatctcttctccaactctttatcttttgtatcagattcttaagtttagttaatatacaagttctggattttgtgtttattatgtgtctctaaagtttatgccttgggtttggttgaactttctataattgttggtgtttattatttggttatttgattgctatgatttgagcaagttatttagcactttggctctttaaatcatgattaatctggtaccattgattgtgattatctaaggtgttgtttctgcaatgaaaattgagatttaacactagttcaagaagtgctaaacataggaagtacactcacgaaagtagaggtgcacttatatggtttttagtgattcatttcatgtaatttcattgaagaaatgaacttgtagctaatttcataaccatgaaaataggtatggattagttatgagtatagttgattcactacgaaagtaggtttcacacgtttaaggaaattacaccataactagcctagatgtagtactcaatgatccaaatatagcacttgcatgagtagttagggataccacaacctaaggagcattcatttgctattttgtataatttcagtaggttaaatttgttataattcattaatagtctaaataatagagaagctttagtagtaccggtaattgttcactcttccttgtgggatcgacccgatatataccctaaactactagttgacctatATACTTgtagtgaacgggtgtaattcgattttttaacttgtacgtatgtaaaatacccgtcaggaGGCATGGCCGGTTCGTGGTTTGACCGGCCGAACCGGCCGGTCCAGTctggtttttaaaacattgaggGGAGGAGAAGGTGGGCTGTCACATTTTTAGCAACAAGTAattcttgttctttttttcaCTTCCTTATTTATAGCATAGTTTCTTATTTATAGtcaatttcaaaaaaatctATTAACGAGCCACCTTTTATAAATTTCTATTAATCGtacattctttattttttttgtccatCAATCATATCTTTCCTTTTCTAATCATCTTCAATCATGTTCtgtcattttttttcctattctatacttccttttttttttttttttttttttttataaaagggGAAACCCCTGATATTTTATTTATACTAACGGATAAATCCAAGAAGGTGGAAAAATCCCCAACCTTCAATACATGCTGAATAACTAGGAGCTATACCTACACAGGGAACTTGCGAATGTATGGAAAACCTATCGCATCCAAATTTATCAGCGACCGAACTCTACTTGGTAGCTGGTGAACAGATTGAAAAGTAACATATGGGCTCTCCCGAGATAACTCTGCTAAGCTGTCTGCCACGGCATTCGCCTCACGATGAATATGTGTAATAGACCCCTTCACCTTGCCCAGTAACAAGCGAAGTTGACTTAAGACGCTACACAACGGCCACTTACCAACCGATCGATTCTGGACCAACCTTACCAACACTAAGGAATCCACCTCTACCAAAATCTCTGACAACCCTGCCCCCGTACACCACTGCAGCCCAGCACACAATGCCAAGCCCTCCGCATGGACCACTTCATATTCCCCAAATTCCTTATAAAAAGCACCAATCATTTTCCCTTCAGAATAACGTACCACCCCACCACCTTTAGCTACACCATTGATCACACTTGCATCTGTGTTAAGTTTGTACGACCCTCTAGGCGGCTTCATCCATGATATAGCCTTCAGACAGAAGGATTTGGCTGGCTTGAGTCGGAAAAACCGTGCAAAATACGTATCCATATCCCCCTCCAACTGCGCTTTGTTTAACATACATGCTGCCCCCTTAGCAACCAACCACCCATTGGCTTCGAAGATAACTTGGGAATGGACAGGGTGAAGATTTTCAAACCGGGCATCATTTCTACTACGCCATAGAAACCATAACACCACTACCGGTATTACACACCGAACATGATCCAATCGGCCATTGCTAGATGATTGAAACCACACCACAAGCAGTGAAGAAACACATGAGAATGAACGCCACTGAATTCCGCAAGCCAGAAAGAAATGCTGCCAAACAGCACTGGCTACCCTGCCATGTAAGAAAATATGATTCAAGGATTCTACCGCATTACCACAGCAATCACACTTAGAAACCAAGGCCATTCCTCTAGACCGGAGCTTATCATCCAGAGGGAGAAAATCAGACAACACCCTCCAAGCTAAATACGACATTTTTAACGGAAGTAACGGACACCAAATTCCACGGCAAACCAAAGACGTGTTGCGCCGCTGCCGAACTAGTTCCCAGGCTGACGACACAGAAAATGCACCATCAGCGGAAGGAGCCCAAATTAACTCGTCCTTAAGCTTCGGATCTACAAGTGTTTGGGAAATAATATTAACAATAGATCGTGGAAGAACCTGGAGGAGACGATCAGTATTCCACCCCGTAGAGGTGTAAAACTCAGCTACCAAAAAGTGAGGAGGCGAACCAGAAACCTGGCTGCTAAGTGGTTCATTGAAAAGCCATCGATCATACCACAAATCGATGAAGCCTTCACCGAGCCGCCAACGAATGTTATCTTCAGTGATCGCCCGCACCAAACAGACCCTCTTCCATGTTGCCGACCCCACAGCTGCCGAAGCCGAACCTGGATGTTGCTCGCCAATGTACTTACGGTGCATAAATCTGGCCCAAGGAGAGCTCTTTTGACGTATTGTCCACCATAGTTTCATTGCAAAAGCCCtctccaaatccaaaagagaccGAAACCCCAATCCCCCTTCTTCCACTGGAAAGCAGACTTTTTCCCAAGAGGACCAATGAATCCTCCTACCATCCTTGCCATCCCACAGAAAGGCGTTAAACAGCTTGCCCAATCTAATAAAGACCCCCTTAGGTGGTTTAGTAACCTGCAGGAGGTAAAGAGGCATTGAACTCAACACATGACGAATCAATATGAGTTTCCCCCCAGCAGACAGAAACCGGGAACTCCAATGATGAAGCTTTGCTCTCACGGAGGCAATTACTCCATCAAACAAGACAGTTTTGCTACGGCCAAGAGAAAGCGGGACTCCCAAGTATTTGACAGGCCAAGGCTGCCCTTGAAACCCCGTTTCTTGCTGAATTAATTGGATAACCTCCGAAGAGAGCTTCGACGAACACAGAAAGCGACTCTTAGAGAGATTAATTTTTTGGCCAGAGAGAGCTTGATAGTCGTGTAGAAAGGACGATACCGCCTGTAAGCATTCAGTCGATGCCCGGGTGAAAATAATCACGTCATCGGCAAACGCAAGAAATGGGACCATCCCTCCCTTAGTCAAAAATCTAAACGCTGGATTGTTAGAAAACAGCCGCTGAAGACCCCTTCCAAGAAATTCCGAGACAAAAAGGAAGAGAGTGGACGATAACGGATCCCCCTGGCGAACCCCTCTAGTCGACTTGAAAAAGCCGGTGAGTTCTCCATTAACCAGGACAGAAAACCAGACGTTGGATACCAACCGAAAAACCAGATCCACTACCCCTTCTTTAAAACCAAATTCTCGCAGCATATATAACAAAAACCCCCAGTCCACCCTGTCATACGCCTTCTCCATATCCAACTTCAAGATTACATTAGGGTGACGCAGCTTTTTGTCCAAATCCAGAATCAATTCCTGAGCAAGCAAAACATTATCTTGTATTCCCCTGCCCGGAATAAAACCAGTCTGAAACTCTAAAATCAACCTAGGAAGGAGCTGGTTGATACGGGTGGACAAAACCTTAGAAATGATCTTGGCACTAACATTAGCTAAACTTATTGGTCGGAAATCTTTCCACTCACAAGCGCCTTCCCTCTTGGGGAGTAAAATGATCGTCGTACTGGAAAATCCGCGTGGCATTGTGGCACCAGCAAAAAAATCCTGCACCCCGTCCATGAAGTCATCTCTTATACACTCCCAACAACTTTGATAAAAACCCCCGCCAAACCCATCAGGCCCCGCAGCGCTCTGAGGATCCATTGAGCACACCACAGTATAAACCTCATCCACCGATGGAGATTTCAGCAGCATGTCATTCTCTTCTGGCGTAAGCTTAGGCAGCTCAAGCGAAGGCCTGCTCCCTGAACGAACATCGCGGTCTGCTGTGAACAAAGAGGAGAAAAAATCAGACGCTGACAGTTTAATATCCTCGATATTATCAAGCCAACTGTCCCCGGGGCCCCTAATTCGTGCAATAAAATTAGGGCTGCGTTTCTGCTTAACCGTTGCATGGAAAAAAGAAGTATTCGCGTCGCCCTCTTTGATCCATTTGATTGCTGCCTTCTGTCTCCAGAAGTCACATTCTAAGGCTAGCTCCCGAGAATGGAGTGCCCGCGCCTCATGTACTGCCGACCTAGACAACACGTCCCTATTTTGATCATACAACAATTCCTTGGCCAATAGATTATCCGCTGCCACTTTGACCCGTTGAGAGACATTCCCAAAAACATCCACATTCCATCCAGCTAAGACTCGCTTAACCACCTTCAACTTATTAAAAAATTTCTGCATTCCCATTCCAGGAACAGGTTGAGCCCAAGCAGACTTAACTGTTTGTTGAAAAGTAGGATGACTCCGCCAAACATTAAGAAAGCGAAAGGACGACCGCCGCCTTGCCATGCTGCCTCCCTTAACCAGCAACGGACAGTGATCAGATCGCCCTCGCTGAAGATGAGCAACTCGAGTCAGCTCAATAGAAGACAGCCAACCAGCATTAACAACCGCTCGATCAAGCCGCTGCCACATACGCCCATTAGTCCATGTGTAGGCAGACCCATCAAACGGTACCGGAAATAGTCCACTCCGATTTAATGCAGAGTTAAATTCTGCCAGGTCACGAATATTCGGGGCTGAACCTCCAATCCTTTCTTCAACAGAAGAAATAACATTGTAATCCCCTACGGCCATCCATGGGAGTGTAACAGACGTTGAAAAATGCTCCAGAGCCTCCCATAACTGTCGCCTACCAATTCTGTTACACCGCGCGTAAACAGCAgaaataaaaatggaagaaccAGAGGGGAAAGACACATGTATGTGGACCACCTGATCCGCAGCTTCTACAAAAGAATATCGCGCATCTGAACACCAGAAAATCCAAATTTTGTTGTGCAAGAAGGACTGCGCAAAATCAAAACCCAAGAACAGCTGCACACTATCCAAATGGGAGACATTAGCTAATGGCTCCAATAGGATCAGTAAACGAATATCGTTTGATCTACAAGCGCTACGAATGTGCCTCAATGACTCCTTATTCGCAGCACCCCGAATGTTCCACACTATAAACTTAATCGGATCTAACATTATGGGACCGAAGGTTATAAGGAGCAGCTGAAGGCTTACCGTCTCTTTTTGTAGTCTGCCTACCACGAGTCTTGTGACCTTGAACCAAATTCTGCAGCAATTGTGTGTCAGTATCATCCAGAAGAGCTCCAGGGACACCCGGGTCGTCGCTTAACTTAGATGCTGCAATTCTGCTGACCAGCCGAtccctaaaattttttaactcaTCCAAAGAGATACCTTTCAACCCTAACTGTCCCTCAGAGTTATAGCGCACTAGACGAGCATGACCTTCATACCGTCGAGGAGAAAGGGAACAAGCCCGCTCGCGCTGCAGCATTGAAGGCACAGATTTAGTCAGCAAAAGATCATCTCGGCCGAAAGAAGGAATTGTGGCGGATAAAGCTTTAACCGGAGAAGAAGAATTCGGGGGATAACAAGTCAGTACTGAGAGATCATTCTGTGTAGTCGCAGCACCCCCCCGATATGAATCAGGGAGAACGGGATCCTGAGCATGAACATTAGTCTGTGTAGGGTTACCCCTAGCAGGGGTAGACGATGATGATGGAATAACAGTAATAGAGACATCTGCAGTGGGAATACTGCTTTCCTGCACTTGTACCCTTGGGGCTGTCACGACCCCCGAATCCACCACAGGAGGAGATTCTTCGACAGCCGGTCCTCTTTTCGGTTGAAAGACTTGCCTGCCTTGAGACGGAACCGGTGGTCTAGCGCGTCGCACAGGCCGCAATTCCGGATGCTTCTGATGACAGGTACTTTCGACATGACCAATGGACGAGCAAAAACCGCAGTACGAAGGATAGTCTTCATACTCAATCTTCTGCCAAAAACCCCACTGATCATCCCCTATCCAAATCCTGGATCTTGGAGAATTCAATACATCAACTTCCAACAATATTCGCGCTACAGACGGACGCTTCAGCGCTGCCGTAGCTTCATCCACCTTTAATGGTCGGCCCAGTAAGTTACCCAGCTTAAGCAGAAACTGCTTTTCAAAAAACGGCAATGGAAGACCTGGGAAATTGACCCAAACTGGTGCGATGGACGACTCCGCTCCCGGCTTAAAATCGATTGTCCATTTCGACAGAGACATATGGAATTTGCCGATGTACCAAGACTTTCGACACCAGAGTCTGGTGTAATCCTCCTCCACGGAAGGTCGTAAGAGAATATGCTTGGAATCTAATAACCCTATCGGACACTCACCCTTCAGCCCCAAAGAAACAACAAATTTGCGAATAGTCTCCATGGAAGGCCGACCAACGGCAAACCTGCCAACCAGTGCATTAGAATAAGGTGCCGCTATCTGTAACATATCTTGACGGGAGATCACCAACGAAGGCTCCCCCTTGTAAGTACTGAGATGGCCAATGCCAGAGGACGAAGAAGACGGAGATTGAGCCAGAACGGAGGCAAACGTCTTCGAAGGACGACCAAGAAGCGGCGCCTCCCCATGTTGGGGAGCCGCCATGAAACCCTACTAACCTTGCAAAGCCCGAAAAAAATGGTGAGGAAGCCCGATTCTAGAGAGAAAGCCCGATTCTAGAGAGGAAGCCCGATGTTCCTTTCTTCCCGTCTATACTTCCTTATTTattgtaaattttaatttattaattttcttCTTTATATATAGTTACATCGTTTATTTATTGCCATTACTAAAATATAATTACATCGTCTATATATAGTTACATTGTTTATTTATTTCCATTGCTAAAATATGaacaaacttttattttttaatcattctATACTTTATAAATTTCAATCTATTAATTCCTTGCTTTATATATGTTTACATTGATTAtatctttcttgattttttagtCAGTGAAcgcataatttttctttttttaattttcttcaattatgTTTACTCTATCTCTAGTATTATACTTTATTATTTATTTCTAAAGTTTtgacatttttcattttttaatgaATCTGTATTACACAATTTTAGCATATTATGCATACAAGTccatttaaatttttgaaaactccatttaaatttaataaatagtCATTCTTTGCTAAAATATTCAATTAATTTTTATACTCTCTTCATTCAAATCCAATTTAGGCCAAAGTAGTTTTTTTATAACATTGAGTTGTAAAAGTTCTCCCAAACTactttttttagttttaaataatttgagcaaataataagTTCATCATCTCTTTAGTTTACATTTAAAATTCTTTTTAGTCATAAGAGAATCAAATGATTAATTGCACTTATTTCCTAACATATCTCTTTCACTCATACATTGACTTGCCACCATTAATTAGAGTAAACATAATTGAATTACGggataagattttttttttttagacaacttctttttttttaaaaaataaaaattttattgctgcaACCAACAAACATACCCAGATCGGGTCCAACCCATTTCCAGGAGTACAAATTCAAAACCCTGACCAAACCCACCACCCCCTACCGCCGGCACCTACGAAAGCTTGGGAACCCGTACACGTCCAAGGTAATGTACCCCCTCACCAACCTCGGTAAAGCACTATAAGTCTCATAAATGATAGTATGCCCATCCTCCACTCCAGCGTTAGACAACCTGTCCGCCGGCTTGTTTGCCTCCCGATAGCAATGAGACACGGCTTCAAAATACCGTCCATATTGCTGCAGCTCTCGTAGCTCCTTCTGCAATCGCCAAGGACATCTAACCTTCTCCTGAATAATCCAGACCAACACCATTGAGTCAGACTCCAGATGCAACCTAACTAAACCACGGGATACACCTAATCGAACACCAAAGAGAAGCGCTTTGAGTTCCGCTTGAAGGCTCGTAGCCTCCCCAAAAGAGCACGAGAAGCCAAGCAGGAACCTCCCCTCAGAATCCCTGAACAAACCCCCACCGCCACTCCTCCCCGGATTACCTCTTGAGCAACCATCGGCATTCAGTTTCACTACCGTCTGAGTCGGACCTTCCCAACGAAACTCCCGTTTAATAACCTTGCATCGCAGCCTAAATAtcatttcaaaaaaatcaatttgTGAACTACAAGGCAGAGGTATCTCTCGAAACTGGAGACAGACGCATTCTCTCAGCTCCAAGAAAATCCGATCACAAACATGCACTACCGAGTCTAGCTTTCCCTCAAAGATCCACATATTCCGCATCTTCCATAAATTCCAACAAATTAACGATGGCAATATGCGGAGAACGAAACCAAGGTATGGATTAATATTAGGCTTAACCCACCAACTCATCACTTTATGTCTAATCGTGAGATAAGATTCACTTGGAACTAATTATTAAGTTGTTATACAACTAATTATTAAGTTATTGTAAATTAACCATTATTAATATGTTTAATTTTAATGTTTGCCTTACAATAAATACatcaaattttataaaatagCATTTTAAGCtcttttataataaaaaataaaaattatagaaCATAAAATAGTGCCCGTGCAAATGCATGAAAAAGAAACTAATTGCtaaataaaatttgaataaTGTGGTCATATGAAAAGTTTCCAACCTAAATGCAATTAGGAGTATCAGGTTTGTAATGCAAGATTAAGAAAAGCCTCGTGTTTAAAAATAATTGATTCAAGGATATGACATTGTGAGTGCCAAAAAGATATTAATAATGGTTTTGAGTTGGAAACCTCAACTTTAATTCATAAAGAATGGAAAAATGCATAAATGCGAACAAAATGGTGATACAATCCACATTTTGTAACCCAAAAAAGTATTCACCAAGAAGTTCTGGCAGAAGATTTTGATAAATAGCTCAATGAACCAAAATTATCCCTTAGTCTAGCTATAACAAGCAACTTGCACATAATGagaaagaaaaaactaaacTTACATAAGAGTAAAATACTGAAACATGATTCTGATGTCATTGGGTTGAAACATATGTTTGCAGCTTTTATATTCTAACTGTTAATGTCCAATTCTATCTAATTATTATGCCTAGTATGATAAAACTAGCACATGGGACATTGTAGTGCTGAATGTAATTCAAACACGAG
Encoded proteins:
- the LOC113715969 gene encoding uncharacterized protein, whose translation is MAAPQHGEAPLLGRPSKTFASVLAQSPSSSSSGIGHLSTYKGEPSLVISRQDMLQIAAPYSNALVGRFAVGRPSMETIRKFVVSLGLKGECPIGLLDSKHILLRPSVEEDYTRLWCRKSWYIGKFHMSLSKWTIDFKPGAESSIAPVWVNFPGLPLPFFEKQFLLKLGNLLGRPLKVDEATAALKRPSVARILLEVDVLNSPRSRIWIGDDQWGFWQKIEYEDYPSYCGFCSSIGHVESTCHQKHPELRPVRRARPPVPSQGRQVFQPKRGPAVEESPPVVDSGVVTAPRVQVQESSIPTADVSITVIPSSSSTPARGNPTQTNVHAQDPVLPDSYRGGAATTQNDLSVLTCYPPNSSSPVKALSATIPSFGRDDLLLTKSVPSMLQRERACSLSPRRYEGHARLVRYNSEGQLGLKGISLDELKNFRDRLVSRIAASKLSDDPGVPGALLDDTDTQLLQNLVQGHKTRGRQTTKRDDPIKFIVWNIRGAANKESLRHIRSACRSNDIRLLILLEPLANVSHLDSVQLFLGFDFAQSFLHNKIWIFWCSDARYSFVEAADQVVHIHVSFPSGSSIFISAVYARCNRIGRRQLWEALEHFSTSVTLPWMAVGDYNVISSVEERIGGSAPNIRDLAEFNSALNRSGLFPVPFDGSAYTWTNGRMWQRLDRAVVNAGWLSSIELTRVAHLQRGRSDHCPLLVKGGSMARRRSSFRFLNVWRSHPTFQQTVKSAWAQPVPGMGMQKFFNKLKVVKRVLAGWNVDVFGNVSQRVKVAADNLLAKELLYDQNRDVLSRSAVHEARALHSRELALECDFWRQKAAIKWIKEGDANTSFFHATVKQKRSPNFIARIRGPGDSWLDNIEDIKLSASDFFSSLFTADRDVRSGSRPSLELPKLTPEENDMLLKSPSVDEVYTVVCSMDPQSAAGPDGFGGGFYQSCWECIRDDFMDGVQDFFAGATMPRGFSSTTIILLPKREGACEWKDFRPISLANVSAKIISKVLSTRINQLLPRLILEFQTGFIPGRGIQDNVLLAQELILDLDKKLRHPNVILKLDMEKAYDRVDWGFLLYMLREFGFKEGVVDLVFRLVSNVWFSVLVNGELTGFFKSTRGVRQGDPLSSTLFLFVSEFLGRGLQRLFSNNPAFRFLTKGGMVPFLAFADDVIIFTRASTECLQAVSSFLHDYQALSGQKINLSKSRFLCSSKLSSEVIQLIQQETGFQGQPWPVKYLGVPLSLGRSKTVLFDGVIASVRAKLHHWSSRFLSAGGKLILIRHVLSSMPLYLLQVTKPPKGVFIRLGKLFNAFLWDGKDGRRIHWSSWEKVCFPVEEGGLGFRSLLDLERAFAMKLWWTIRQKSSPWARFMHRKYIGEQHPGSASAAVGSATWKRVCLVRAITEDNIRWRLGEGFIDLWYDRWLFNEPLSSQVSGSPPHFLVAEFYTSTGWNTDRLLQVLPRSIVNIISQTLVDPKLKDELIWAPSADGAFSVSSAWELVRQRRNTSLVCRGIWCPLLPLKMSYLAWRVLSDFLPLDDKLRSRGMALVSKCDCCGNAVESLNHIFLHGRVASAVWQHFFLACGIQWRSFSCVSSLLVVWFQSSSNGRLDHVRCVIPVVVLWFLWRSRNDARFENLHPVHSQVIFEANGWLVAKGAACMLNKAQLEGDMDTYFARFFRLKPAKSFCLKAISWMKPPRGSYKLNTDASVINGVAKGGGVVRYSEGKMIGAFYKEFGEYEVVHAEGLALCAGLQWCTGAGLSEILVEVDSLVLVRLVQNRSVGKWPLCSVLSQLRLLLGKVKGSITHIHREANAVADSLAELSRESPYVTFQSVHQLPSRVRSLINLDAIGFPYIRKFPV